One window of the Desulfocurvibacter africanus subsp. africanus DSM 2603 genome contains the following:
- a CDS encoding cation-translocating P-type ATPase, which translates to MADKPHERGANDGPEAAIQQPWARAAKEVLDDLGVDPGQGLGQGDIGPLLEQYGENRLAARRKRSAWSILLDQLKNLVVALLAGAAVVSYIFGEWPEAVAILIALGINVFIGFFTELQATRSMEALQRMSGTKARVLRGGSAKEIPAVELVPGDILVLESGDVVAADARIVESNRLQADESALTGESVPVGKSVKPVEKDAPMAELTNMLFKGTALTVGSGKAVVTATGVRTELGHIAEMAEAAKGEETPLEKRLNALGQRLFWVVLLVAAAVMVNGYLVGMETYLLITTAVALAVAAIPEGLPIVATVALARGMWRMNARNALINRLSAVETLGSTSVIFTDKTGTLTENRMHLQRVAVTGQSGIAEIPLDGKDSSGSGDPAGSSDSPAFKRMLEVGVLCNNAQIGGEDKASVGDPLEIALLQAGKTKGINRKELLEAKPEVREDAFDPERALMATWHKEGDGFLVAVKGTPESVLEASTRVLGPDGEQDLTDDARDEWRRKNSEMAAQGLRVLGSAMKRTGDEHDDSYEDLTFLGLYGLMDPPRKGVDKAIEKLRRAGIKVVMVTGDQPMTAKSIGETLKLSNGQRPMEGKELGDPDKLSESKRKELRDTTIFSRVTPEQKLNLIALYQKTGAVVAMTGDGVNDAPALKKADIGVAMGLRGTQVAREAADMVLKDDAFQTIVAAVEQGRVIFSNIRKFLIYLLSGNIGGIIIVGTAILAGLPLPLLPLQILFINMLFDVFPALALGVGEGDPMVMDAPPRKPGEHLVTGRHWALAGAYGLLIAVCVLAAFWLALNRYGLDESQAVTVSFLTLTFARMLHTFNMRDPGPHVVVNEVTSNPFVWAALGLCGALIAAALFVPSLAEILRVHEPGRTGWTLILTGSFTPFVVIQLGKALLGLRSREHRTQAA; encoded by the coding sequence ATGGCAGACAAGCCACACGAGCGAGGAGCGAACGACGGACCCGAAGCCGCCATCCAACAGCCGTGGGCCAGGGCTGCCAAGGAAGTGCTGGACGATCTCGGCGTGGACCCTGGCCAAGGCTTGGGTCAGGGCGACATCGGGCCGCTGTTGGAGCAATACGGAGAAAACCGTCTGGCCGCACGGCGCAAGCGTTCGGCCTGGAGCATCCTGCTCGACCAGCTCAAGAATCTCGTCGTCGCCCTGCTGGCTGGCGCCGCCGTGGTTTCGTACATCTTCGGCGAGTGGCCCGAGGCCGTGGCCATCCTTATTGCTCTGGGCATCAACGTGTTCATCGGCTTCTTCACCGAACTGCAGGCCACACGTTCCATGGAAGCCCTGCAACGCATGAGCGGCACCAAGGCACGGGTGCTCCGCGGTGGTTCGGCCAAGGAAATCCCGGCCGTGGAACTTGTCCCGGGCGACATACTCGTGCTGGAGAGCGGAGATGTCGTGGCCGCGGACGCGCGCATCGTGGAGTCCAATCGTCTGCAGGCTGACGAGTCCGCGCTCACGGGCGAATCCGTGCCCGTGGGCAAGAGCGTGAAGCCCGTGGAGAAAGACGCGCCCATGGCCGAGCTGACGAACATGCTCTTCAAGGGCACGGCCCTGACCGTGGGCTCGGGCAAGGCCGTGGTCACGGCTACGGGCGTGCGCACGGAGCTTGGCCATATCGCCGAGATGGCCGAGGCGGCCAAGGGCGAGGAAACGCCCCTGGAGAAGCGCCTCAACGCGCTCGGTCAGCGCTTGTTCTGGGTCGTGCTGCTGGTCGCGGCCGCGGTTATGGTCAACGGGTATCTGGTGGGCATGGAAACCTACCTGCTGATCACCACGGCCGTTGCCCTGGCCGTGGCGGCCATCCCGGAAGGTCTGCCCATCGTGGCCACCGTCGCCCTGGCCAGGGGCATGTGGCGCATGAATGCGCGCAATGCGCTCATCAACAGACTTTCGGCCGTGGAAACCTTGGGCTCGACCAGCGTCATCTTCACGGACAAGACCGGTACGCTCACCGAAAACCGCATGCATCTGCAGCGAGTGGCCGTGACAGGACAGAGCGGCATCGCCGAGATACCCTTGGACGGAAAGGATTCCTCCGGGAGTGGAGATCCGGCCGGATCCTCGGACAGCCCGGCTTTCAAGCGCATGCTTGAAGTCGGCGTACTGTGCAACAACGCCCAGATCGGTGGAGAGGACAAGGCGAGCGTGGGCGACCCTCTGGAAATCGCCCTGCTCCAGGCCGGCAAAACCAAAGGCATAAACCGCAAGGAGCTCCTAGAGGCCAAGCCCGAGGTGCGCGAGGACGCTTTCGATCCCGAGCGCGCGCTCATGGCCACTTGGCACAAGGAGGGCGATGGTTTCCTGGTGGCGGTCAAGGGCACGCCCGAGTCGGTGCTGGAAGCCAGCACGCGCGTGCTCGGTCCGGACGGCGAACAGGACCTGACGGACGACGCCAGGGACGAATGGCGGAGGAAGAACTCGGAGATGGCCGCGCAGGGGCTGCGCGTGCTCGGGTCGGCCATGAAGCGCACGGGAGATGAACACGACGACTCGTACGAGGATCTGACCTTCCTCGGCCTGTACGGACTCATGGACCCGCCGCGCAAGGGAGTGGATAAAGCCATCGAAAAGCTGCGCCGGGCGGGCATCAAGGTCGTCATGGTCACAGGCGACCAGCCCATGACCGCCAAGAGCATCGGCGAAACCCTCAAGCTGTCCAACGGCCAAAGGCCCATGGAAGGCAAGGAGCTGGGCGACCCGGACAAGCTGTCCGAAAGCAAGCGCAAGGAACTGCGCGATACGACCATCTTCTCGCGCGTCACGCCCGAGCAGAAGCTCAACCTGATCGCCCTGTATCAGAAGACCGGGGCAGTGGTGGCCATGACCGGCGACGGGGTAAACGACGCCCCGGCGCTCAAGAAGGCTGACATAGGCGTGGCCATGGGTCTGCGCGGCACTCAGGTGGCTCGCGAGGCCGCGGACATGGTGCTCAAGGATGACGCTTTCCAGACCATCGTCGCGGCCGTGGAGCAAGGCCGGGTCATCTTCAGCAACATTCGCAAGTTCCTGATCTATCTGCTCTCGGGCAACATCGGCGGCATCATCATCGTGGGCACGGCCATCCTGGCCGGACTGCCGCTGCCGTTGCTCCCACTGCAGATCCTGTTCATCAACATGCTCTTCGACGTGTTCCCGGCCCTGGCTTTGGGCGTGGGCGAGGGCGATCCCATGGTCATGGACGCACCGCCGCGCAAACCAGGGGAGCATCTGGTGACCGGCAGGCATTGGGCCTTGGCCGGGGCTTACGGCCTGCTCATCGCCGTCTGCGTGCTCGCGGCCTTCTGGCTCGCGCTGAACCGCTACGGCCTGGACGAGAGCCAAGCCGTGACCGTGTCATTTCTGACCCTGACCTTCGCGCGCATGCTGCACACCTTCAACATGCGCGATCCCGGCCCGCACGTCGTTGTCAACGAGGTGACCAGCAACCCCTTTGTATGGGCCGCGCTGGGACTGTGCGGTGCGCTTATCGCAGCGGCGCTGTTCGTGCCATCCCTGGCGGAGATTCTGCGCGTGCACGAGCCGGGGCGGACAGGCTGGACCCTAATCCTGACGGGCAGCTTCACACCCTTCGTGGTCATCCAGCTGGGCAAGGCCTTGCTCGGCTTGCGCAGCCGGGAGCATCGGACGCAG
- a CDS encoding GGDEF domain-containing protein: protein MGWLVISAATGFSQHADSTYHYALMAYMLLGTMLSFGLFGWYAGRKEDHLAQLSVMDHLTGTYNTRFFHRALEREFANYTRYSLPMSLVLLDLDHFKLINDTYGHQSGDVVLSEVAEIICSTVRQGDTVARVGGEEFAVIMPGTTTDNALAVSERIREAIKSRPARSLAGTTFTVRASLGVAGTDRICPLSATEFFARVDRALYCAKEQGRDRSVVAEETGPLAGSYSAISSEGSTKS from the coding sequence ATGGGCTGGCTTGTAATCAGCGCCGCGACAGGCTTCAGCCAGCATGCCGATAGCACTTACCATTATGCGCTCATGGCCTACATGCTGCTGGGCACCATGCTTTCCTTCGGGCTGTTCGGCTGGTACGCCGGTCGCAAGGAGGATCATCTTGCCCAGCTTTCGGTCATGGACCACCTGACCGGAACCTACAACACGCGCTTCTTCCACCGGGCCCTGGAGCGAGAGTTCGCCAATTATACCCGCTACAGTCTACCCATGTCCCTAGTGCTCCTGGATCTGGACCATTTCAAGCTCATCAACGACACCTACGGTCATCAGTCCGGGGATGTCGTACTGTCCGAAGTCGCCGAGATCATTTGTAGCACTGTGCGCCAGGGCGATACCGTGGCCCGCGTGGGCGGCGAGGAGTTCGCGGTGATCATGCCGGGTACGACCACCGATAATGCCCTGGCCGTGTCCGAGCGCATTCGCGAGGCTATCAAGTCCCGACCGGCGCGTTCCCTGGCCGGAACGACCTTCACCGTGCGCGCTTCCCTGGGGGTGGCGGGCACGGACAGAATTTGCCCCCTCTCGGCCACGGAGTTCTTCGCCCGCGTGGACCGCGCCTTGTATTGCGCTAAGGAACAGGGTCGCGATCGTTCCGTGGTTGCAGAGGAGACCGGCCCTCTTGCAGGCTCCTATTCCGCCATATCTTCCGAGGGCTCCACGAAATCGTAG
- a CDS encoding cupin domain-containing protein translates to MSESQEKASARPGPSRKVVVLEDSFRVTEMTLPPGGEVRPHRHTWMTDVFYGLAGELLLKVEGQEAFRLACGASAEVRPGLLHGARNVGADEGRFLLVQHGGRYDFVEPSEDMAE, encoded by the coding sequence ATGAGCGAGAGCCAGGAAAAAGCCTCAGCCCGGCCAGGCCCGTCCCGCAAGGTCGTGGTCCTTGAGGACTCGTTCCGGGTGACCGAGATGACCCTACCGCCAGGCGGCGAGGTCAGGCCGCACCGCCACACGTGGATGACCGACGTGTTTTACGGTCTGGCCGGCGAACTGCTGTTGAAGGTCGAAGGGCAGGAGGCTTTTCGGCTCGCCTGCGGAGCCAGCGCCGAGGTGCGCCCAGGCCTGCTGCACGGCGCACGCAACGTAGGCGCGGACGAGGGGCGCTTCCTGCTCGTACAGCACGGCGGCCGCTACGATTTCGTGGAGCCCTCGGAAGATATGGCGGAATAG